Proteins from a genomic interval of Streptomyces sp. NBC_00820:
- a CDS encoding aminoglycoside phosphotransferase family protein: protein MTDAEIEITADLVHDLLREQHPDLAGLAIREVAGGWDNKQWRLGDELAVRMPRTERAPELQRKERRWLPVLAPRLPLPVPNPVRTGEPSARFPKPWTVMTWVPGEPLDHTSISRGNHAADTLAGFLGALHVEAPAEAPTGTDRGAHPRSCTDGFDHFFRAVVPDNIADEVRAVWDDAVAAPEWEGPPVWVHGDLHPANVVVSDGTLSGVIDFGDMFAGDPAWDLAAAWVILPAGAASRFFDVYAHADEATIRRARGLAALKSLFLMLMGRNGDRGLPGGKPTWGPAGRAALDRVLRAA, encoded by the coding sequence ATGACCGATGCCGAGATCGAGATCACCGCGGACCTGGTTCACGACCTGCTGCGGGAGCAGCATCCGGATCTCGCGGGGCTGGCCATCCGTGAAGTCGCCGGCGGATGGGACAACAAACAGTGGCGCCTCGGGGACGAGTTGGCCGTACGCATGCCGCGTACAGAGCGTGCCCCGGAGCTTCAGCGCAAGGAGCGTCGATGGCTGCCGGTCCTGGCCCCGCGCCTGCCCCTGCCGGTCCCGAACCCGGTGCGGACCGGCGAACCGTCCGCGCGCTTCCCGAAGCCCTGGACCGTCATGACGTGGGTTCCGGGCGAGCCTCTGGACCACACCTCGATCAGCCGCGGCAACCACGCGGCCGACACTCTGGCGGGCTTCCTCGGGGCGCTCCATGTGGAGGCACCCGCAGAGGCGCCGACCGGTACGGATCGCGGCGCGCACCCCAGGAGCTGCACGGACGGCTTCGACCACTTCTTCCGAGCCGTCGTACCTGACAACATCGCCGACGAGGTCCGGGCCGTCTGGGACGACGCCGTGGCGGCCCCCGAGTGGGAGGGCCCGCCGGTATGGGTGCACGGTGACCTCCATCCCGCGAACGTCGTCGTCTCGGACGGGACGCTCTCGGGTGTGATCGACTTCGGTGACATGTTCGCCGGCGATCCGGCGTGGGACCTCGCGGCCGCCTGGGTCATCCTTCCCGCGGGCGCCGCCTCGCGCTTCTTCGACGTGTACGCGCACGCGGACGAGGCGACGATCCGGCGCGCCCGCGGGCTGGCCGCTCTGAAAAGCCTGTTCCTCATGCTGATGGGCCGGAACGGGGACCGGGGTCTTCCCGGCGGCAAGCCGACTTGGGGACCGGCCGGCCGGGCAGCGCTCGACCGTGTCCTGAGAGCGGCCTGA